A window from Dermacentor albipictus isolate Rhodes 1998 colony chromosome 10, USDA_Dalb.pri_finalv2, whole genome shotgun sequence encodes these proteins:
- the LOC135920388 gene encoding uncharacterized protein isoform X2: MEFISERETSAREDWSDVIATKDAREILRRVSYPDDATRRSLYASWLRVVASTRWQESFDRLMLECVAATPSPTAPWKPLFASIYRVGDVIYLPSRGMKERLLNLDKMPKLFARNLEDVEPLPSSPGFVDFLADLIRKSRSSRAALNEAGLIIGFYSLALAVVAAKPVREVQDFFRTRLKRALAAAVPTSFDGDVFCPSGRFLTELARKTYSAEGKVKPYIVLLVLGQYAYHVDAAEAPPSADVRFLEEGFLTPAKYGHLHIIQLLYVVQEKTALSAKVLNRILRDGHSQEVRMSSQRVREFLADADKPMQRTRPWCRAASMRFFPHLSVCYHVDYAMRLTAFVAPDPDDPLWQRPEFADVSAARVKDARLWARNFKRALRKGNYGTAPRLDCSNELARFEKPTANAVRPFSHSP; encoded by the exons ATGGAATTTATATCAG AACGTGAAACGTCGGCACGCGAGGACTGGAGCGACGTCATCGCCACGAAGGACGCACGGGAAATCCTGAGGCGAGTCAGTTACCCGGACGACGCCACCCGGCGGTCGCTGTACGCGTCGTGGCTGAGAGTCGTCGCTTCCACCAGATGGCAGGAGTCGTTCGACCGCCTCATGCTCGAGTGCGTGGCTGCCACGCCGTCGCCGACTGCCCCCTGGAAGCCGCTGTTCGCCAGCATCTACAGAGTCGGGGACGTCATATACCTGCCGTCACGGGGTATGAAAGAGCGCTTGCTGAACCTCGACAAGATGCCCAAGCTCTTCGCACGAAACCTCGAGGACGTCGAGCCGCTCCCTTCTTCTCCCGGATTCGTCGACTTCCTCGCCGACCTGATACGGAAGAGCCGCAGCTCTCGGGCGGCCCTGAACGAGGCCGGCCTGATCATCGGCTTCTACAGCCTGGCGCTGGCCGTTGTCGCAGCCAAGCCCGTGAGAGAGGTGCAGGACTTCTTCCGAACTCGGCTGAAGAGGGCGCTGGCCGCGGCCGTGCCCACGTCGTTCGACGGAGACGTGTTCTGCCCCAGCGGCAGGTTCCTGACCGAACTGGCCCGCAAGACGTACTCGGCCGAGGGAAAGGTGAAGCCTTACATCGTGCTCCTGGTGCTGGGTCAGTATGCGTACCATGTCGACGCAGCCGAAGCACCGCCGAG CGCCGACGTGAGGTTCCTGGAGGAAGGCTTTCTGACGCCAGCTAAGTACGGTCACCTGCACATAATACAGCTCCTGTACGTCGTGCAAGAGAAGACCGCGCTCAGCGCCAAGGTGCTCAACCGCATCCTTCGGGATGGCCACTCGCAAGAGGTACGCATGTCTAGCCAGCGCGTTCGCGAGTTCCTGGCAGACGCCGACAAGCCGATGCAGCGGACGAGGCCCTGGTGCCGGGCAGCCAGCATGCGTTTCTTCCCGCACCTCAGCGTATGCTATCACGTGGACTACGCCATGCGACTGACGGCGTTCGTGGCGCCCGACCCCGACGACCCCTTGTGGCAGAGACCGGAGTTTGCCGATGTGTCAGCGGCACGCGTGAAGGATGCTCGACTCTGGGCCCGCAACTTCAAGCGAGCCTTGCGGAAAGGAAATTACGGTACAGCGCCCAGGCTAGACTGCAGCAACGAGTTGGCACGGTTTGAGAAACCCACCGCTAACGCTGTGCGACCTTTCAGTCACTCTCCGTAG